One window of Klebsiella quasivariicola genomic DNA carries:
- a CDS encoding helix-turn-helix domain-containing protein — protein sequence MNTGAIIQDLIDWIDNHLDSRLDIDTVARRAGYSKWHLQRIFKEHTGHPLGEYIRARKLQKSVERLAHSNEPILNVAIALGFDSQQSFNRSFKRQYGQAPGVWRRSVSRSAGQASHH from the coding sequence ATGAACACTGGCGCCATCATTCAGGATCTGATCGACTGGATCGACAACCATCTTGATAGCCGTCTGGATATTGATACCGTTGCCCGGCGAGCCGGCTATTCGAAGTGGCACCTGCAGCGGATCTTCAAAGAACATACCGGGCACCCGCTCGGGGAGTATATCCGGGCGCGAAAGCTGCAAAAGTCGGTCGAACGCTTAGCCCACAGCAACGAGCCGATCCTCAACGTGGCGATCGCCCTCGGCTTTGACTCCCAGCAGTCCTTCAATCGCAGCTTCAAACGTCAGTATGGCCAGGCGCCCGGCGTCTGGCGCCGGAGTGTCAGCCGCTCTGCAGGGCAGGCATCTCATCATTGA